In Solanum lycopersicum chromosome 5, SLM_r2.1, the following are encoded in one genomic region:
- the LOC101245062 gene encoding uncharacterized protein isoform X2, with protein MVSISSWRSDLVTGVLCPKIHGVYPRLPSYTVSYKRSTLKSHGCVQPVSGKVPCRSITHLSLAGRAIKCASFVERNYQSSVNDDEDPFWINATKQSVRAAKSIMEFLVEQPSQLKYIEWPGFQSTAKSTHANGAPSNFCFWHKAMPENTRLA; from the exons ATGGTCAGTATTTCCAGCTGGCGTTCGGATCTAGTTACAG GTGTACTCTGCCCCAAAATTCATGGAGTCTATCCAAGATTACCATCCTATACTGTGAGTTACAAGAGGAGCACACTCAAAAGTCATGGTTGTGTTCAGCCTGTGTCTGGAAAG GTTCCTTGTAGAAGCATTACGCATTTGTCTCTTGCTGGTCGTGCTATCAAATGTGCTTCATTTGTAGAAAGAAACTATCAATCTAGTGTCAATGATGATGAGGATCCATTTTGGATAAATGCTACCAAGCAATCTGTCCG GGCTGCAAAATCTATAATGGAATTCTTGGTTGAGCAGCCAAGTCAGCTGAAGTACATAGAATGGCCTGGATTTCAAAGCACG GCGAAGTCAACTCATGCTAATGGTGCTCCAAGTAACTTTTGCTTCTGGCACAAGGCTATGCCCGAAAATACAAGATTGGCCTAA
- the LOC101245062 gene encoding uncharacterized protein isoform X1, with protein MVSISSWRSDLVTGVLCPKIHGVYPRLPSYTVSYKRSTLKSHGCVQPVSGKVPCRSITHLSLAGRAIKCASFVERNYQSSVNDDEDPFWINATKQSVRAAKSIMEFLVEQPSQLKYIEWPGFQSTLKTAILALVLVGLFIIALFSVDSALSYMLALFLRRAA; from the exons ATGGTCAGTATTTCCAGCTGGCGTTCGGATCTAGTTACAG GTGTACTCTGCCCCAAAATTCATGGAGTCTATCCAAGATTACCATCCTATACTGTGAGTTACAAGAGGAGCACACTCAAAAGTCATGGTTGTGTTCAGCCTGTGTCTGGAAAG GTTCCTTGTAGAAGCATTACGCATTTGTCTCTTGCTGGTCGTGCTATCAAATGTGCTTCATTTGTAGAAAGAAACTATCAATCTAGTGTCAATGATGATGAGGATCCATTTTGGATAAATGCTACCAAGCAATCTGTCCG GGCTGCAAAATCTATAATGGAATTCTTGGTTGAGCAGCCAAGTCAGCTGAAGTACATAGAATGGCCTGGATTTCAAAGCACG CTGAAGACTGCAATACTGGCACTTGTTCTAGTTGGGCTGTTTATCATTGCTTTATTCTCAGTTGATTCTGCATTGTCTTACATGTTGGCTCTATTTTTGCGGAGAGCAGCATGA